ACAAACCACATTTTCTTCTATGAGCATtacagatataaatatataggaGCACTCAGTCCACTGCAGCATGCTGAGAACCTAAACAAATGTTACAATGCATGAAGGATCTCGTGTGTGTAACATCTGCATCACAGCTGGGGTGGGGAAGTGCCacgctggggctgctgcttccGCGGCTCCCGATGCCCCGTGCGTCCCCGTGACATTGCCagcctgcaggcagagctgcaccGTGCACAGTTTGGTAACAGGGCTGATTATCTGCCAGCAGCTGATAAACTGCAGATTCCCATGCAGTAACAGCATGGCCTTCTGTTTTAACTAGCAAAACACTACAGCAGAATCACTTAGCTGTAgttatgattttatttaattcattaAATTGTTTACTCTGTGTCCACATCTTACTCCATTTCCAAGTCAAATTAACACATCACTTCAGATTAGGATAAGCAATACATCCTGAATACTGATACAGGCCAGAATGTGATTATAGTAAACTCAGTTTATAAATCTTCTTCATTGACTCTTTATCAGGAAAGTTCACTATACACAAAAGTAAATAAAGGAATAAACCAAAGATCATATACTTAAGAAACAATTAAAATGGGTATTTTAAATCACATTTGTCATTTTCTAAGAGCTTTCAAATTTATGTGACTTTAAATAATAATGATTTTGacaaaaaacatgttttcccCTGTGAAAGGTATTAACAGGAAATTGAAAAGCTCAAGGAAAATGAAGTTCCATTTTTAACATTTGTGATGAGCCTACTCTGACTGTGCAGTGGGAGAGGTATTTATCATGCATAGCCTGTCCTTCTCCTTGGATGCTGTCTTTCAGTTTGGACTGGAAGCACTGTGTGTTAGAGGATCATTAGCCAGGGTCATGTACATCATCTCTCCTCACAAATGAACACTGTCAACACTGCAACAGCCACAGAGACACTGTGCAAGCAGGGCCCAATGTACACATTGTGGCTCACACATGACAAAGCAGACAGACTGAACTGCacaaaagaaatctgttttccCCTAAAACACACCCATCCCAAAGCAAGGGCAAGGCAATGGCCTCATAGCTGCTGCAAGGCTCCTTGGAGGAGCATGCTCTATCCCACATGCAAAGCACAGAACCTACACAGACACCTCTGGCCATGATGGATCCTGCCACCAAGTGTTATCAGGAAATTCTATTACCTGGCTTCCAGATGGACAGTGTTCTTATCCCTTGGATTACACAAAGTTTCAAGCACGTGACAGGAGCTTTACGCTGTGAAAACATAACGAAAGAAGACTGGAGAAAAATACCACCTTACACTGCCTTGTAAAGCAGCCCGATTGCATGGTGAGAGGTACAGAGGTACATGGAAGAATTGCTTAATTCACACTTATATTCCTGTCTCTGGGCTCTGAATGCAGTATCTTGGATTATCTCTACTACTGCACTGCTAAAATTACAGGAAACTAATTACTgaaactgaattaatttctgcttAGTTTTTCCCACACAAACTTGTCTTTTACATGGCACTCTTGACCCTTAGCATTTCAGAAATCATTTTAGGTTCCTCTTTTTGCCATAAAAGAGAGGAATGCAATGCAGTACTGAAGAAAACTGAGCAAGATTTTCATCTCCTTCCAGGAGTCTCATGATCCACTCTTCAATCTTTTTCCATTACTATTTAATGGTATTATAATTACTGTTAGTCTCCAGTGTTCAGAATAATCACAAAACAAATACAACCTTGATTATGCTCatattattatttgtattacAGGGGCAACAAGAGATTTTGAGCTTTACCAAAGGAACAGAGGAATATGCATCTCCAAGAACCCCCCCTCCCAAATCTAGAATGAGAATTTGTAAGTTATTATAaacagaaaagactgaaaaaaagggGCAAAACCCAGAGGTTTCTATACCTTGTTTATATGCTCTTATTTTCTTACTTAGAAgtctgacatttttcttttgaaaagattCTGTCCTTCATGAAAATGGACACATAAGGCATATAGGATAATCAGCAGTCCTGCTCTCTACAATTGGCTCAAACCTCATTATTTAGGACAAGTTCTTCTCTAAAACCCTTAAATATAGTTATCTCCTCTGCTGCCAATCCAACGTTCGTGACAGTCTCGATAGCTTATTCTCTGCTGCCAAACCTGCCTCCAGTCACACTTTTTTGTTACAACTAAGAAGTCACAGATTTATTTATCCTCTGAAACTGTGGGCTGTATTTATCCTCTAAAACTGAACAAGCATGTAGCATTAGACCAAAGGCTCCTTTGTGGAGAAAGCACATAATCTGGAAGACAGACAGATGGGTGTCTCTTCGGCTTGATGCTGTTCACAGAcagcagagcaaaggaaaattaagtGTTTGATTCACTCTCTCACATACTACACTATCAAGTGAGTCAGTTAATCAGAAAACCTGATTTAACCATTCTCAAGTGATTTCACTTAAACCATGAAGTGTCATCCTCTTTTGCTATTTGCACTTTTTCCAACAGTGACAATCCACACAGCAGAAGGGCTAGGTCTGAAATTCAGAAATCAAAGGTGCCAATGATGGGCATGAATTTCTCCAAGTTCAAATTTATCTTTAATTAGCATCTTAGCACTTCCCTTTCTGACACAGAAGAGTGTGTCTCatatttagaaacattttttaatacagtCCAGAGCTCTCTTCCCCTGCAGAACCAGCTCACCATATCCTCTAACCTGACTGAGCActtctggcagcagctcctcctggtgCAAGGTTGGAGGctgggctcccagggctgccaATTCAGCGTCAGGTGAACCTGTGGGAGATCTCACAACAATTTGGACAAAGCTCTGCAGACAAGACCCAGGAGCTGCAGTTGGCCTACCCTGGAGATGTGCCAGCCCCTCACAGCAATTACAAAGTGTTAGCCCTGCCTTGCTGTGAGGGGTAATAGTTCAGCCaccaacacaaaaaaatattggCAAGATGTAGCTGCCTTTGTAGAATCAATTTACTTAAATAAGATGGGAAGGCAGAATAGATGAACTATTTATGAACAGTTCACCAactttttcatttgaatttgtattttaactCATACAACTCTCAACAACAACCACATCAATAGATGCTCTTTTTATACCGCACATCAGTGGCCCTCACATGAACCTGTAATTTCAGAAGATGAATCTTTCCTGTTTGAAAATTTCAGATTGGCAGGATTCAGGAGTCACACTAAGAGGGCCATAGGTAATATCCTTTTTCCACCTAGATTCCCAGATTGCCAGTAAGAAATAACTGTGAAACTTATATTGCAAATTATTAGATTTATAGTCTTTGAAAAcctgacaggttttttttccccattctgacTTGGGTGCTGAACAGCAAAGGAGGTGCTATAAAACATCTCGAGTCTATTATGTCCTCTATTCTGTGTATCTTCCTTCCCAGCAGGGTTTAGAAGGACATGCAGAACAAGCCTGTAAAGCCCATAAGCCAAGCAAAATTGCTCCTAGCCCAATAAATTAACCTTTGATTAACAAAATTATTCTGTTCCTCCCtctcatgttttattttctttctttttgatttgAGAAGTTAACATGTTATGCAAACCCAGGCATCAAACAAACAAGGTCTGTTTCTTCAGAGAGTCTCATCAAGGTAACATTGGATAATCACAGGGCAAAGCCTGAAACCCAGCCTGAAAATAGCTAAGTCCTTAAAATGAGCTAACAGGAATTGCTTATTTAAGTTTGGAAGTCCAAGTGTGTAAAACCTGGAGCACTGCTCTAAATTCCTCCCCAGGTAAAAAGACCAAGTTGGTTCACTGAAGTGAGCAGGAATTACATGCAGTTGAGAAACCAAAGGTTTTCTATAGGTTTCCTGTGGAGGCCTACCTTACAGCAAGATCAgcgaacaaaaatattttccaattcAGATTTGCAAGGGCAGCCCCTTAAAGCTGGCAGAACAGCTTATGGCAAGCTCTGGTATTACACATTCTTTTTGTCTTTAAGTGCACAAAATGCATATCAACACCTCCTCTGGCAGGCTCACTTTACTTGTTTTTGCATATTTAGGATTTATATACTTTTCAGACTATTGAAACAGTGTTTAATTAGATCTTACACCTTCTCTGCTTTTACACACACAGGTACTTGACTACTGAAAGACAGGACTTGCCTCATATCCACAATTTAACAACAGCTATTGTCAAATTAATGTTTTCAGATGATCTATTTTCACATTTATCTTCTGCCAGAAATATTGCATAGAATggtataaaataaagaaaaaaaaattcttctggcTGGTATGTGACAGCAATCACAGTAACCAGAAGTCATAGACTGAGAACATCATTATAAGCTgatcatcttttaaaaatatttaacaaaaagcTCCTGGGTCTGCTTTAGCAGCTGAACCTGAACTCAGTGAGGAAGTGACTGAAGGGAATCAGACATTCTCATTAAGTGAAATTAGCCAAGTGCAATTAGCCTGGCTGGTTCCCTCTATGTATTAGCATTTATATTCAGTCAGTGATGAGCCTAATCAGGTTTTTcgaacaaaaggaaaaatctcgTCAAAACCCATAAACCTATTAGGTTTATTAGTAACAGTTTGCACTTCCACTGTAAAATGGCAGttaagaaactgaagaaaattgtTCAGAAGTGTATCTGAGTAGCTACCAGCAATCTTTCCTCATGGTAGGAACATGTCCTCACATACCTGCTGGCTGATTGCTGCCAGATTTACTGGAGACAAAAGGAGACATTTCATTAAAGGGCAAATGCCAGGAGGCTACAAAGAGCTGCCACAGGGCCTCACTGGAAGGGACAGGTTTGGACTCTGATTGCAAAGATTGTATCACAAGgtcttttccctccttccacaATGAATGCATCTCTAAGGGCTGTCAGGctcaaaaaacagaaaaagatgtGGTGGCATGTAAAGAGATGCCAGCAACAATGCTGATGTGACAAATAAAGAGCAGAAACAGCCCCAGAGAGCCTGGTCCTGCTGGAGGGCACTTacctggaacagcagcagcaaaactgaaGGTGAGAGGCAGCAAGAGAGCCCAGATGTGGTAGGAAggtggctgctggggctgaaCACCTGCACTGATACCTCCATCAAATGTAACCCCACAGACCTTCTGAACAtcagaaaggaagcaaaaaaactTCATAGATTTTAAGACAAACTATGGAAAGTAGCACTGGTGGAAATAAAAGGGTTCCACACAAATAGCTTGTTTTATAAAATTCAACTTGGCAATGCCCCTGTCAGACAGCTGGGCACAAAGTATGTCCTAACACATGTTGAGAGCTTTGAAATTTGTTATAAATTATGCCTCAGTGCATCCTGGTTTGCAAAGCACTATAGCAACAAAAGCTGGCCAAAGGAACAGCATTGCTGCAGCCCTTCCCACGTGCACTGCACACCTACTaggtattagaaaaaaaccaacttaaTTACAATCACCCCAGAACCATAGCTTGTAACCCCAGCTATTCTCTTAAGGCAGACAACTGCTTTATCTGAGCAGCAGGAAATGAGGCTTTGACGctcttgtttgttcttttttccttgggtCCACAGCTAACTGCTCTCTTTACAGCACGTTTCTATAGTGACCAGCTGCTGAACTGATACTCAATATATTTCCCTTTTCACCTGCCATACTTCAGATTTGGAAACTCAGAATGTTATTTAAACAATATTCCAAAAACTTACCCTCAGGCTGCAGTAAGATGGCACAGTGGATACTTCATCACTCTAACTTCCCCAGCTCTtgaaagaacaaataaatgcagcatttatagatgaaagaaaatttatCACAGCTCAGTAACAGTTACTTGAGAAGCCAATATACAAGGGACCAGGAAGAAATGAACTCCCAGTATCTCAGAGAAGTACCAGACCCCTCCTTTCAGGCAagcatttcatttcttcagcagctttttGGCTGTTTATTGTGCCCCAGTTGTATTAAGAGCACTTTGCCCCAAATGCAGCCCCTTCCTAGAGAGTAACAACCAGGGCAGGTTTTACAGGAGGATAAAGCACTTGTGTTCCCCAAAGGAGACAGGGGAGCCCATTTTAAAGCAGTCAATATCACAATGAATCATCCTCCCAAGAGAAAGACTAAAAACATTAAGAGGGGAATACAGTAGGTAGaagtaatgaagaaaaaaatttaaaaactcagCCAGTTCAAGTTTTACACAAGCAAATAAACATTATGAGAGGGGAAACAAGAACAAGATGTGAAGAACTGAGCAGGAAAATCAGGTGTACCTATCTTCCTGGAAGCTGGAAGCAGGAAGATATTAAACTGTGCTTTCTGCTAAATTGCTGCTGCCAGTTCTTGACAAAGTCGTCAATTATCCAGGATTATTTAGACTGATGATACCTGAATAAACGAGGATTTAGAAACACTTGGGACTAAAGGGAGGGATACGAATGTGCTGCAGATGATAAATGGAGTggattgaaagaaaaagagcaaagaggCCAGTTTCAGAGGGTATAATTAAATATCCTTAATTAGCATATTACACTACTACAATGAAACCTACATCCAAAGCtggattttagaaaataaatgtaactgAGTGGATGAAAGACTAAGACCCTTCCATGCCATAAAACTGGCACAGAATTTATTCAGATAACTTCTATTTTGCTaatgtttaaataatttaattatactTAAAAATTGCACTGACTGCCCAGGCCTGCAAGCAGTAAGATACTGAATCACCATTAGCCAGATTTTACTGAAATTGGTCAGACCATGCATTAGGGAAAGAGGACAGTGTTTGATTTCAGTAGCTGAGTAATCATGTAGCTTAATGCACATGGATAAAGCAGGTACCAACGTAAAATGGTTTTGCAGCAACTGGCACCACAATGTTTTTAAATTGGTCCAGGaataagaatttattttgagCAGGGATTTGTGAAGTGTTTTGAAGTTCTTGGTAGAAGCTTCTTACAATATCACAAAGCTCTTCTCTATTAAAAACATACTCTGCTGGAGTAAGGGATATTTGCTACCACAACTTTTTCAATAGAATGAAAGACATTTTACTGTGTTCATGAAGAGACAGTTGACAGGTTAGGATTTCAATGCAAGATTTGTAGGAGCTAGGCCTAAATCACAGTTTTGGCATTGTTTGGTCACACAAGTTGCTTAACCCTTCTCTACCTCTCTTTTGATATACAGTGGACCAGCAGTTCCTGCCTCCCAAGCATTTCACCAGGTTACATAAATCCACAACCAAGATGTTAGGGATATGACTGGAAGACAGCACAAAAACCACTGACATAAGAGGCTGTCAGATATTAaatatgattctatgattctatatggCAACACCACAGTGTTACTTACACTGACATTCTAAAATAATTTCGACTACTCATATTAAATAAATTGTACATTCCCAGCATGTAAAGGCTTTATTTGCCCCACTACTAGAATTCAAGTTACTTTCATtgattaggaaaaataaatgcagaatgCCAGCTGAAGGTGTTTAGGAAAGGTGAAGAAACCAAGGCAGAAGCCAGCAAAGCCTAGGCAGAACATGTTGACAAGACAGAGAGGGCACTGAAAAACTAAGTTAGCTATTGTAGATAATCACTGAAGATCAATGTACTTCAGAGACTGTATCTGTCCACACAGCTCCTCCCTCAGTCTGTGTCTGAAGTCATGGGCAAGTGTAATACATTATTTCAATGGAGTATAGAAGCTTTCAAAGAAAACTTTATAATGGCTGTTGCAGCATCCAATTCCAAATGTAATTTATAAATACAGAATTCCTCAGcctttttattgttgttttctaCTCATGATAGGAAGTTtaggaaataaagagaaaaaaccccaacaacaaaccAGCAACACTTTGCCTTGGTTTACTTTGCCTTAATTTTTGTGCAAGACACGGTACCCCTCTGCTGGGCAAGAGCAGATCTAACAGCAGGGAGGGGTGAACCAAAACTGATGgaacagtaaaacaaaatcaGCCTGTGCAGACTGAAAAGAAAAGTAAGGAAAGAGGACTGAGGCAATGTATGGCTGCCCAAATGCCTGAGAAAGTAAGGGGCTCAGGTGGAAACCATTAAACAGAATTCAGAATTTAGACTTATTTCTCCAGAAAGTAACGTTTTTCGTAACTTCTTTAAAATTAGTCATCTTGCAGCTGTCATCTTGACAAACACCAGTTCTCTAATTCCAAAAGCAACCATTGCAATATTTAGGATAACAGGAAACTGAAAGGATTCCCTAAAGCAAAAGAATTTTTGCCCATGAAAAAGCCAATTATGAGAGATGAAGCTTGTACAGCATCAATCAGGTAATGCATCTGCCATAAATGCTTATGCATTCATAACATTATTTTCCAGGACAAGGTATGCCAAACCTTAAGCAAACCTTCAGAACagtttatcttttttcctttagccaTTACATTCTTTTCAACATGACAACCACAGGACAATTGCAGACATCAGCAGTGATGCAGAGGCAAAACCAAGCCCCTACCAGAAATGTGTGATATCACACACATTTTTTGGGAAATGCCAGTTAAATCTTGCTCTGACCTCTGAAGTGTGATAAAAAGAGAAGCTCAGCCTTCTTCTCATCAGCCCTGAAACTGGAGTATAGTTGCCCATTTTGTTTCAGACTTCTTGTTTTGTTCTACAAATGACTCTGCTCAGTTCTCTAGGGGTTGCACTACTACTCATTTTTGTACTACTCATCAGATTGTAACAAAAGGCTGTTTAAGAGCAGCATTTCATTACATGACTTCTAGGAAACAACTTCTATctttgttaaaaatataaacacaaacCAAACTTTGGTAATACTTTTTGCcccttttattaaaaacagtCATTACAAGTAACATACAATTGGCACAGATATACATGATCATATCTCTACCTTTAAGGAATCTATTTACAGACTATTACAAAGTGACCCCAAGTGTGCAATTACTGGGGTCTGCATTGGTTTTTCATACTGAAAAcctctggttttctttcagtTGTTCAGGTGATTCTACTTTTAGCTTGTCTGTGTGATCAACAACAGCACATTGGcttcaaatacatttattttagatGTCTGTAAGTGCCCACAGTGAAAAGCTGCACACAGTACCTGCTGTAAGGTATCAGAGAGAACAGTCTTCTGTATGTCTCTGCCATCCAGACTTGTCCTTTTGTACCACTTTTCACATTGAAGGCTGTCACTCCAAGCCTCTCACTTTGTTAACCAATGTTTGCTTCACTGAGAAAAACGTTTCCTAAACCATTTGTTTAGGGACCAGGAAAGAGGACAACTCTTACCCACAGGAAACTTTCCAGAGCAGAAGCAAGTCTGTAGTGACAGAAGCAGATACAGCCTCTCAGTTTTCTAACCAAACCTACAGCTATACAGGGGGAAAGAAGTATCTTTCTGTAGTCATTGCCCACATTCTCAACAGCACTACATTAAGTAAGAAAGAATATCAGTCCATATGCCAAGATGCACTGTCCCATTTCCTGCTCTTGTTTTAGGTCAACTGGAAgcttcttttttcagtttttctaaaATCTCATCTGGTGTCATTGATACCAAAATCTTCACCACTTTGTCACGTGATTTACCCCCCTGGTTcagacaaacacagaaaaaaaccatctttcaGAGAATTACCCTTTAAGTTAAGGAAACAGTGCTATTTGTAAAAtgttgattaaaaaattaaccAGTTTGCCCATGATTCAGGAAAAACAAGACTCAAAGCTTTTCATCTCTACCTTTTCACAACACAGTGCTCAATTCCTTGGTCATCTTACCATTTACCACTACTCTTCAAAAGACTCCTACAACTACTCTGTTAAACcaacagataaaaataaaaagcaccaTTTTTCATTATGCTCTTATGCTCATAAACTATAAATGGAAATGGCTGGAAAGGCTGACTTCAAGTACAatgaattaataaaacaaattaattatttattcagTGCAATGAATAAAACGAAGAGTTTCCACTCACTGAATTAAAGACATGTAAATTCTAACACAGAGAAACTCTGGAGGTCCAGCTACAACCCAAGTGCTTACATACCCTCTTGCTTATGTGTGACAGTTAAATGTCAGAATATTTTGACTCAAATACgtaagttatttttttttttaaaaagtgaaaagttATTAATCAAATGCACATTCTTTGCAAGACAAATTTTGTGAACTCATTTGACATGAAAACAAGAGAATCTTTGAAGAACACAGAACACATGAATTACAGATTTGCAAAACATTATCATGGTAACTCTTTTGATTAAAGGATCTCAAGATCAGCCATAGTTCTTCCTACACTAAGTTTGTCCTCAATGAATCATTCCATTAACTCAACTAAACTTTTTAAAGTGTCTTTCAGACTGAACTTGGAGTAACTCCTTGTACTCAATGTGTAAGTTTCAAAATCCTGAATTTCAATTGCAGTAGGGcaaaactgaaaggaagaaaaggaagtacCTTCTCTAAAGTAACGTCACTCTTCTTCACTTCAAGCACCTTAGAGAGGTAGCGACACAGCTCTGCATTTGCCTCCCCTTCTGATGGAGGGGCAGCAATAGCTACACCTACTGCCTCAGCCGTCACATCTGTAACAAATAGTGTGAGGAGGTGATGctcaaaatattcaaaacagcTAGTCATTGTTCCCTAAAAATGAATGTTTAtgctttcaaaagcattttaatttaaaaccaaataaatgtATAGATTAGCAGGTGATGACATTTCCGTATTTCATAAATTCCCTCGACTGTCAGGCAGTACAATCAAATATAAACTCCTGACATCACAAGCAGCGAAGCCTTCATGCCGTAGCAGAGTGCAGTCATGAGTTACCAGCCTTCTCACACGGGGGCACCGCTCGGAGCTCCTCCCAACTGCCCATTCTGGTGCAGGTGTTGTCCTGCTCGGCACCACGTAACAAGACTCAAACCAGGTTACCGCCCCAAAAGCCGCTCGTTAAATTAGCTGCTCAGAGAGTTACACTGCCAGTAAGTTCCCTGTGTCACCAGCGGAGCCTGGACACTGCCACAGCCCGTGGCTCTCACACACACGCGGGGTGTGAAAGCGGTTCCAATGCGTGCAGGCGCAAGCCCAGGGCTGTAGAGGAAGAACACGGTTTATTAGAGCGAACTTTTATGGCTCTAATAAAACCGCACACGCTCTTGGGACACAAACAGCCCGCACTAAACCACACATGCCAAACGGAAGGGTTTAGCATCAGGATTCACCCCGTGCTCACCGCGCCACCCAGCGCTGCACACGGGGGACGCCAACGAGCTACTCCTGGAGAACCGAACTACTCGCTTTAGTTTTCGGGTGGGATTTTGTGCGTTCCCTCCCTCCGTCGCTGTTCCCCAGGGTGCCCCGGCCCACAGACCCACCTGTGACGGCGCTGCAGCGGGCGCCGGGCTTGGCGCGCACCGCCACCCTCACggagccgccgcccgccgccaccACCGGTCCCGCGGCGGCGCCCGGCTCCGCGGGGCCCTTGGCGGCTGCTTTTCCCTGAAACAGAGGAACAGGCGCGGTCACCGCGGGCACCACCCGCCCCTGCCCCCCTTCCCTGTCCTGGCCCTGCCCGCACCTTCCCGGGCATAGCCCTGCCGCACCGCACCGGTGCCGCCCGCACCCGCAGGAACCCGGCGAGGCTCGGCATGGCCGGGGCGGCCCTTCCGGCAGCCGCGCTGGGCCCGCCCCGAGGCGCCTGCGCGCTCCGCCCGGTCCGGCCGGCCCTGGttccggctccggctccgcaACGGTTCCTCCGGCACGGCACGGCCGGCCCTGGCCCTCCTCCGGCTCCGCAGCGGCTCCTCCGGCACGGCACGGCCGGCCCTGGCCCTGGCTCCGGCTCCGCAGCGGCTCCTCCGGCACGGCCGGCCCTGGCCCTGcctccggctccggctccgcaGCGGCTCCTCCGGCACGGCCGGGCCCGGCCCTGGCTCTGGCTCCGGCTCTGCAGCGGCTCCtccggcgcggcccggccgggcctggccctgggcccgCAGCGGCTGCTCCCGCAcagccgggcccggcccccCCGTCCGTGCCTCGGAACAGCCCCGCGCCCAAGGATAGGAGagtgcacagagctgggggtTTGACAGACACTTGTTCTACACACGGGCTTAGGACACCCCAAACCTGCGTGACCTCCCTGCTTTCCCACTtaagaaaggaaattttcttattttttctcctgcattctcaaATCATTACTTTAGTATAACTTGGGGGAGGGTACAGGTTTTTGAACATGAAGACATTCTGTTACTACATGGTACATACTGCAAGACACTGAATACTATATACATACAGCAATTGCATCAAATTAGTGTATGCAATCTGTAAAACTCGTTGCACACAAATAATCCTTAGGTTTATACTAATTTTTTTAGTACTAGAATATCTGATGATAAAATAACATCATTACAAGTCTTGTATTCTCATTTTCAcattatacatttttttatagGCACATATGTATATACAGTGGCTATTTGCATAACCAGTTCTATATTCCAAAACAGCCCTTCTGAATTAAGAGAGATTCTGGAGAGATCTGTTTGTTGCTGAATTTGAGTTagtatttatttcttcagtgcAACTGCAGATACTCTCTGCAGTGCAAAGTCCATTAATTCTCCATGGCTCTTGGAAAAAGTCAAGATGATGGCAATATGAGTCCAGCTTTGCTgatgtacttaaaaaaaaatacagtagcaATCCATGTCCATAGGGTCAATCCAAGGTCATTTTGGAAAGAAGTGCAAGACggcaccacagcagcagctttacTGTCTTTTAAGGACACATCAGAAAAAACATACACAAGTTGTTCATAACAAGTAAGAATTTTCCAGTTCAAAAAATGAATTTTACTACATGAGAAACAAAGGGGTGAAAACACAAAGTAATTAATCACAAGGTACTATTAAAAACAACCTTTTCAATATACAGGGTACTTATTCCACTTGACATTTTGTTTAGAGGAAAAGCTAAATTACAATCTAccaataaatgcagaaaaaaaaattgtttttctggtAGCCCTCAAAcaaattagttttgtttttacacATTGATgtaatttcacagaatttttaaacTGCTGCCAATAGTGAGCTGAAGTCCACTGACACACCAACACATTCCAGATTATCATGTAAAACTaagtataaaatattatttctggtATCTGTCCATCTTCTATTGATGTACCATTGTTGTTACCTGGTGAACTATAAAAGACAAAGCATGTTTTGCTAGCAGTAGGAGATTCATGGATCACTTTCTTCAAACCTTTTGTTCCATAGTGGGAATCAGGACCCTGAAAAACATCACAAGAGATTAGCAACAGAATGGAAGTGGGCAAGACCTAAAAATTGCTGATGTTCAAGCACTACTGACTCAGGCTATTTTAGTAGTATAAAATTTCTGTACCCACATCACATAAATTATGTACAAAATCGCAGACAACAGGAGCAAGGGCCCTGTGtctaaataacaaaaaatatatttctgtgacAGCAGACTTAAACCAGTTGATTTTATCCAACTACTAATGAATACTTTCTAGTATTTCTCCTTATCACAGAGGTTGTCTATATTCTCACTTAGTTCCCTGCCTCAGCTGCTTTTaatgtgcaattt
The window above is part of the Corvus hawaiiensis isolate bCorHaw1 chromosome 13, bCorHaw1.pri.cur, whole genome shotgun sequence genome. Proteins encoded here:
- the C13H15orf40 gene encoding UPF0235 protein C15orf40 homolog, which codes for MPSLAGFLRVRAAPVRCGRAMPGKGKAAAKGPAEPGAAAGPVVAAGGGSVRVAVRAKPGARCSAVTDVTAEAVGVAIAAPPSEGEANAELCRYLSKVLEVKKSDVTLEKGGKSRDKVVKILVSMTPDEILEKLKKEASS